Below is a window of Lodderomyces elongisporus chromosome 3, complete sequence DNA.
AGAATGATGATTTTCTTAAACTCGGCGAGCAAAATTACCAGTTGCTCAATGAAGTGAAAAGCGGTGCTGCATTGAGCTCGCTAATATCTACACTAGACTTGTTCAAGCCTCTCAAGTCGGAATCGACACTGACACCACTTGACTCTATGGGCAGTGGCGTGTCATTAAACCTTGACTACTTGGACAGAGCTGGCGCTAGATTAAAAGCTCTTGAGAATGACAGCGATGCCGATACAAGAGACTCAACGTATCCAGATATTATAGTTcgaccaaaaaagaaaaagcacaGTGACACAATCACCGTTGCCATTATCCCGCAGTCAGCTTTTGAAAGGGTGCAAATGAAGTACCCCAAATCCACGTCGCATATAGTGACCATGGTATTAACCAGATTGTATAAAGTAACAATGACCACAATCCACAACTATCTTGGACTCACTGGTGAGATCTTCAAGCTGGAAATTGAATTGAACAAGTCGTGTGAGTTGGGTTTACCAAGGTACTTGGTAGATGGATTGATTGAAAGGTTGAGCCAAGGAGGCAGCAACGAGAGGAAACAACAGGCCAAACATTTCCGAAGAAGTCCCCTCGAGAGGACGCAATCGAGATACGTGTTACTAAACTCACGTGTAAAGAGTAATAATCCCGGGGATTTGCTTTCCTCTGTGCCGATTTCTCGTGATGATCCTAAATTAAGAGTCAACAAGTCATCAGCACCTACGTTGGTTGATGGAAGCAACAGAATAAACTTTACAGATAATATTGAAGAAACTGAGGAAAACTCGTTGAGGATTGCCataattgaaaacattttcaaaatcgTGGGCATTAATGAAGCGCAAAACTTGCCACACGAACAAGCTCCGTTTAGAAGTTTGAATTCCTCGGCAAATAGTTCCTCTATAGCTTTAAACAGTCCTGGATACTTTTCACCAAACTTACCAGCTACAACTGGAAGACACCACAATGTGCTCAAGTTTAGTTCCAATGACTCGTTGATGAACACAATTAGTCTTTCACAGCTAAAGTCGCAAAAAACACACTCTATAAGCCGGGGATCAACAACCCAGAAACAACTatacaaaagaaggaaCCCAATAACCGAGATGAATATCAAGGATGCATTTGCAAAAGTGATGGAACTCAAGTACATTGAACCAAACACCACGGTGGTGCAGCAAAACTCGGTATTTTGCGGTCTCTATTATGTCATTAACGGTTCTTTAGAGGTTCACTATAAGCAAGCCGAGACTTATTCGAAATCGGCAACTTCAAAACACGTGTACACGGTTGGTGCTGGAGGAATTGCAGGCTACATGTCGTGCGTTGTGGGATTTCGTTCTTTGGTTTCGATAAAGACGCCTAAAAAGACAGGAGCAGTTGTTGCCTATATTGCCAAAAATGATTATAATCAGTTGCTTGATAAATTCTATTTCTTGCAGCTCCCAATGGCTACGAAGCTAAAGAGTTTGTTATCAAAGCAGGTGATGACTATAGACTATGCGCTAGAATGGTGCCATATACCTGCAGGAAATGTGCTTTGTTCGCAAGGTGATTTGGCAAATGGGTTTCATGTTGTGTTGAGTGGTAGATTCAGAGTAGTTCgtaaggaaaagagaaagggcTCAAATAGAGACGAAGTCAAGGTACTCGGCGAGTATGGACATGGTGAATCCATTGGTGAAGTTGAAGTGCTTACAGCCTCAAGACGGTCCAACTCACTAATAGCAGTGAGAGACTCTGAGACGGCAAGGATCCCAAGAACATTGTTTGAGattctttcctttcaaAATCCTTCAATTATGGTTAAAGTGTCTCGACTTGTAGCGTCAAAGGTGCTTTCTTCGGAAAAGACCTTGAGTCAAGCAACGCATAGTTTCATCACTTCCAGCAGCAATGAGAGTTTCATCTCGGCAGATTACAAAACTATTACAATACTACCAACGGTTTCAGGATTGCCAGTTCGTGATTTTGCCGATAAGCTAGTGCATTCATTAAAGGCTATTGGCCGCAATGTTATAGCATTGGATCAAGCGCTGACTTTGACACATTTAGGAAGGCATGCTTTTGATGAGAGTTTGGTGAGATTGAAATTGTCTGGGTACTTTGCATActtggaagaagaatacGAAACGGTGGTATATATCTGTGATACACCAGTGCAGTCAAACTGGACGTCAACATGTATCTCGCAAGGAGATTGTGTATTGTTGCTTGCTGATGCTGACGATCAATATACGGCATCATCAGTCGGCGAGTATGAGCAGTTGTtgataaagatgaaaacCACAGCACGAACTGATTTGTGCTTGATCCATcaagaaaaatttgttgtttctggATCCACAAGTCGTTGGTTGAAGAATAGAATGTGGGTGCAAGGCCATCATCACATACAGATGTACATTGAACGTAATAATGAGACCATTGGGCCTGGAAAAAAGTCGTTCATCAATGAGATGGCTGCAAAGTTTGTGCAAAACAAATCTTTGATCTCCAAATTTGAAGAGGCAAGAAGCAAAGCTTTGAGTtggagaagagaagagcaGCTGAAGGACTTGACCTTGGGGTCTCACAAGAGTGATTTCTTGCGTTTAGCCAGAATCCTCTCGAACGAAGCGGTAGGACTTGTGCTCGGCGGTGGAGGATCAAGAGGAATATCCCACGTTGGTGTTGTGACGGCACTCGAGAGACACGGAATACCGGTTGATCTTATTGGCGGTACATCAATAGGATCATTTGTTGGTGGTCTCTATGCTAAGGACTACAATATTGTATCTATCTATGGGCGAGCAAAGAAGTTCTCCAAGCGAGTATCATCAGTCTGGCGTATGATTTTTGACCTTACATACCCCGTGACTTCGTACATTACAGGATACGAGTTTAATAGAGGTATCTGGAAAGTGTTTGGCTTTACCGAGATTGAAGACTTTTGGATCAAATATTTCTGCAACTCAACAAACATTACAAATTCAACGATGGATATTCACGAGTCAGGATACGCATGGCGCTTTATTCGTGCTTCAATGTCTCTTGCGGGGTTGCTCCCACCCATAGCCTTCAAAGGATGTATGCTTCTTGATGGCGGATATTTGGACAATCTACCAGTGATGGAGATGAAGCGTCGTGGTGCCAAGCATATCTTTGCAGTTGACGTTGGTTCAGTTGATGACCGTACCCCAATGGACTATGGTGATACCTTGAGTGGATTTTGGGTCGTATTCAACAAGTGGAATCCATTCTCGAAGCACCCCAATGTTCCAAACATGATGGATATCCAGTTGCGTTTGGCATATGTCGCCAGTGTTAACGCCTTAGAAGAGGCGAAAAGGACGCCAGGTGTTTATTACTTGCGTCCACCAATTGATAACTATGCAACATTGGACTTTGGGAAATTCGATGAGATATACCAAGTTGGATTAGGGTATGCGGACAAGTTGTTCACTGAATGGGAGAATAAGAAGCAATTGCCGGAGATTGCTGGATTTGTGAAAAGGGATGGCATGCAAAATGGTGGAGAGAGGATCAAAATGTACAGAAGAAACACAATGTAGAtgaataaaagaaacaaacataaaaataaaagtacaACAGATGGGATAGTAGaatagaagaaacaaaaagtaaaaaaaaaaatacatagataaataaataaatagataAACGTTTTTAATAAATTGCATTATTTAGAACAATAAAAAGAggcagaaaaaaatagataaaatgaaagacaaaaagacaaaaaaaaaacaaacaaaacaatccATTAATCTAGACTCTAGTAAAATTTAGTTTTCTTTGGCCACCAACGCCTGTATTATGTCCAATAAATCCATCCAGGTTCGTCGACACCTCAGCGAGCGATTTGTAAAATTTAATGACTTTAGGGTGGGACCTTACTTTGAACGCGTTAAAGTTGAGTACTTGCAATCCTTCTCTAGACGTGGCCCTTGATAATGCCACATACGATTGACCAGtttcaaatacttttttcaagtcgacttttacttttgtcAATGTCTGTCCCTGCGACTTGTGGATTGATAGTGACCATGCAAGCATTAATGGGAATTGAGTCCTCGAGACAAGTACATGCCCATCTTCATCCTCTACTGTCCATTCTTCCGGCTCAACTAGTACAATCCTAGTGTTGACACCATCAGGGGCAAGAAACTTGACAAGCGGGAACTTTCGATCTTTAAAGTCACCTTTCAAGTCATCATGTAGTTTAGACTTGCGCTCTGCTTTCTGCTCCTCTTCCTCACTCAAGTTTTTCTGAGTAAGCGAACCTGTGGTAACAGCACTAAACTCATCGTcgttgaaaacaaaatcttTCAACTTACCATTTTCATCTAATGCAGGttcagcaccagcaccagcaccagcaccagcaccagaaCCAGTTTCTGGGCCAAATGCTTTCATATACGTATCCTTATCCATAAAATCAATTATAGTACCCAATGACCCATTGACAAGCGTCTCATCAAAGTTCTTTATACACATAACCTGTGCATCTTTCTTCAACGAAAGTTCTTGTGGCGCCAAGAAATTGGCCAAAAGCGTACTCTTCTGGGGCTCTGGCAATGTACCTGTATCAATGGCTCGATACCGAGATTCGCTACCAGGAAGAGCTTGTAGACGTCTCTTGTTAGCATTCTCTACTTCGTATCTAGTGGCATATAGTTCAGCTGGCACTATACCGCGCGGACAGGAAAGTGGCCTGCTCAATCGTTGAAACTCTCGTACTGTTCTGTCCGATATTCGCCCATCCCTCATCTCATTCAACATATCGATAAACACCTGGTCACCTTTTTGACGGAAAACTTCCTTGAGTATAATTGTCTGCTGAATGGTTTCCTTCCATGCAAGACactcaaaagaaaagaatgctTCCATGTCTTCGTTGATTTCTCCATCCAAGCCGGTTTTTTTCACCACTGGTGGCAACTGATAAAAATCACCACAAGCAACCACCTGGATTCCACCAAACGGAGCATTGTTTCTTCTAAACTTTTTGGCTATCTCATTCAATTTATCCAAAAGTTCGCCATCCACCATGGAAACCTCATCAATGATCAACACCTTGGTTTCCATCCATCTCTTTGTAGCTTTCTTGTTTCGACGAATCTTCTTGACCAACGAGTCCACCGTACCACTGCCTAAACCAATACCACCAAAGCTGTGCAATGTAATGCCACCAATATTACACGCGGCAAGTCCAGTAGAAGCTGTCACTGCTACACCGGTTTTGTATTTCTGTCTCAATGCTTTGATTATAGATCTCAATAACACCGACTTACCGGTACCTGCTGATCCGGTATAAAACAAGGAAATACCCAGTAATACTCTCTGCAATACTGTTTCTTGCTCTTTGGAAAGAATAATTGGCTGTACTTTCTTCGATGTCAGATTGTCTGCAACTTCTCTCGAGGCGGCAGCATTATTTATTGTGGGTTTCTGGGTTGCAAGAAGTATTGTGTGATTGACCGGTTTAGTACTAGGTTTTTCTAGCAGCGGGACAACCGAGTAATTTCGCACACTCGGCCGAGGAACTTTGAACTCGtgatttatatttttatatgGGAGTGCAGGAGGCGAGATGTTATTGATGTTATTGAGTATAGGGGACAGCTCCATGTGCGATTTGCGTTTTTTACCCGGTGAGCCCGTTTTTGATGGCGATGAAGTGATTACGTAGTTGCGCGCTGCAGCTTGTCTAGGAGGAGCTTTAATGGATGACGATTGAGTAGATAGTCGATCATGTGATGTTTGTGGATTTGACGAGGGTACCTCAGTCGGTGTAGACGCAGAAATAGGCACCGGTATAGACACTGGAGTAGGGGTCGGAGCAGGAGCAGGAGCAGGAGCAGACTGAGACACAGGTAAACAAGTAGTAGCTTTAATTGAAGCCAGAGAGGGGTGTGGCGGTGATGCTCCATTTTTTCTTGGAATATTGTGTGAAACAGACATTGATCGTAcctgttttgttgttgctgctgttgtttttgctgctgctgctgctgctgctgcatcTGCTGCTGCCAACAAtgcttcatcatcttcatcgcTGAACCCAGAACTTTGACTGACCTCATTCTTGACTGCTGGTATATTAAGATGTTGGCTTGTATTCAGGTTCGGCTTTTGCTGCAGTAATGTAGCTATCACTTCAATTGGATTTTTGTGACACTGCTCTTGCTTAATCTTCAACTGAGAACTATCGCTATCATTGTCGCTAAATTCAAATGAATCATCGAGCTCTTTAATAAGTGCTAATTCATGCGCAAGTTCCCTTTTCGTTTCTACTGTAGTTCTACCTGGCTGCGAGTCATGCCGCAGCAGTGCAAACGTATCATCACTGAATTCAAAAGATTCTCGCAATGTATCGTACTTGTGGCTTTGTCCAGTAGAGGCAACAACGGCtgtttcattttgttttctctgttctttttcctctgtTTGCTgcttctgttgttgttgttgttgttgttgatgttgttgatgatcataattcttttcttctacaCTCAGATCCGAGAATTGCGATGAAAATTGCAGGAAGCTAAAACGTTTTCCTCTACTGCTATGTTCAATATCAGATCTATATCCATTTGAGACATCATTTCGAATTGATCCAACATCGCTTTCTTCACCAAACGAATCATCTATATCAATTCCATCAAGTGCGGCCAATTTGGCCCCGTCAGAGCCTAACGCGTCTGGCATGTGCTTGAAGCTGCGAgaatttcttgttttcgtgtttttttgattattcTTATATATCAGTGGTGATCGTAATGTAGAGGAATATGCCTTTAAGCTCGTGTTAAATGCCCTCCTATATGTGATTGCAAGATGTGTTGGTGCTGCTGCGGTTACTTTGATGTAAGATGGTATATTCTTCATgcacatcaacaacaaaacgCACTATAATTAACGTATGTATTCTagttttttcctttcctttcctttcctttatgttctgttctttcccttttttggtgttttaATCCCGATTCCTACTTCTTCATAGgttctattcttttcttttgttgtatGAAACGACTGAAGGGGTGTGTatgtgagtgagtgagtgagtgagtgagtgtgtGCGAGTATTGAAGCACAGCTCtgcttttattctttttgttttatctCTTGATATCTGAAACTCGAAAGTTATTCGCGTCTTAACCTTTTCTAAGCCAGAAAAATCTAGACAAAGATAGATagagatagagagagagagatagaaattgaaataggAGATAACGGAGAATGTTTTCATATACATATGCAtattcatatatacatCTTCATACACATCTTCATACACATCTTCATACACATCTTCATACACATCTTCATTcacaaataaaaacaagagaCGAtgggaaaataaaaataaaaataaaaataaaaatcaaaagatataaaatttataaattCCACAATAGAGAATACATTAACTTATCTATTTGCCCCTATGGCCCAGCCCAATCcggaaacaaacaaattggaGATCTTTTCTCCTGCTTTGTTTGTGCTATGTGAAGCGTCGTTTATAATATCTTGAGGATGCAAGCCCAGAGACCACGCGCTGTCACTCTTGGCATTATTCATCTCTTTctgaatttgaaattgtcTCATGTTTGCAACATTGGTATCTCGACTATTCTCTTCTAGCTTTGCATTGACTTTGTTCCATTGGTCAAGAATCACACGACTATGGTCTCCACAGTCTAATCTTTGCAAGGTTAACGAGAGTATTTGTCTCTGCTTTATCCAAACTTTTTGCATCTCCTGCGGGTCTGCATTATCTAACCAGCCTGGGGATACAAACTTGCCTACTTGGTAGAAAGTTAACCAGAATTGGTCAATATTGAAATCGTTGCTCAGTAAATTACCGAAATGTTCAAACAACTCGATGCTCTGAGTGTATGCATAGGAAAAATTGTTATCCACCAATGCACTTTCAATACAAGCAGTTTTCAACTTGCTGAAATACAAATTTGTATCCACTGTACTTGAATCCAGCTCAAAATAGAGCAACAAATCATTTAAAATTCGAAATAGCTTTTCAAACGCCAAGTACGATTTGGGGTTTTGCTCAAGAATGACCGTgatcaacaaaaaacactCTTTTTTCCCAAGTTGTTCATGCGCCGAGTGATTGGAAAACTTGACTAATTGACTTGGCGTGAATGGCTTGTTTTTCTCAACAACTATTTTGAAATTCTTCATCGCCGACATTGCCTTGAATAAATGCTTTAGCGCAATAATTTTTTCCCGCTTAGTTGCAGGTAGCTGTGTATACTCGGGTAATTGCTCAATAATGTCTAAACATCTTCTGGCTTGATGCAAATGACCTATTTTGTCATTGATATTATTAGCAGAGTTAAAACTCTCCCAAAACTTGTCCATAAACACTTCGTAAATCTCAATTGGGCTCAATTCCGTTTTGTGGTCACGCACTAGCTCTTCAGACTCTTCAATAAGACCAGACATTAGCAATCTCTCAACAATCACGTAATCTGCTTTTGCTCTGTTTGAATTCAGCACAAACTCATTTTTAAATTGCAGAATCAGTTGGTACATCAGTTTCCAATTTGTTGCATTGACATTATTCATTATTTTCATCAACTCTTTTTGAGCAAGATTACTGGAAAGACCGTTACCTTTGTCATTGCTGTTATCAGATGTGAGTTTGAGCTGCAAGTATTCTTGCATTGTGATTTGACTGATTGGGTATAAACGTTGGCAAGTAGCAATTGCTCGCAGCAAGAATGGTGCATACTCGGGTTTGAACAAAATTGCAAGAGGATTGCTTTCTGAAGAAAACTCTTTGTAAGTCATTGTCTCATTTGAACCTACGCTTAAATCAACCTCACCGAGCAACAATTCTTTTGGTTCATTTTTAAACTCGTCTTCATTATCAAGAATATTGGCCAACGTTGCCTTGATTGTGTCATacaatttcatcaattcCACCGAGGATAAAGAATTAGCGTTTCCGTTCAAGTTGTAATAGTAGCAAGAAGCTAAGTAATGCGGGATTATCTTTgtcttcatctttatcaTCAATGTTGTTGACGTGTGTTCTGACTTTAAAACCTCCAAGTTGAGCAATCGAAACACAATGTTCCATAATCcaaactttttcaaaattgaacCTTTATATACTTGAAACATCCATCGGTCCAAAGCATCGATGTTATAGTCGTGGTATTTCAACAATGGAATTATTGTTTGCAGAAGCCATTCCTCTGATGTTTGAATTTGTCCATTGGTGAGTGGTTGTACAAGCTTATCAAACTTTTCGTTGTATGATGATTGGAGATACGTTTGCAATGACATCAGCGACAGCGAGTATTCTGCACCATAATTCGACCAATAGTAAGTGTATGGCATCAAAACACCCTCGTTCCAATCCTGAAACTCACGAAACTCAATGTTGTCAAATAAATCATCAATCTCATTCAAGTCATTGTAGAACTGACTCAATGCAAATGTCTTGGCTTGAAGAAACCCAAGAAGGTTGGCATTCACAGAGGCGAACTTGTTGTACTCAAAATCGAGTATATCTGCAGCTTTGTGATTGGTTTCCTGGAGTAAATTGTCTGCTGTTTCGATTAGAGAAGTTTCGTTCTGAATTGGTACTTGCTCTTCTACTTTGTTCTCAATATCGTGGTCTTCCCTCTCCGtgtccttgtccttgtccttgtcATTGTCCTCGTtgtctatttctttttcgacTGGtcctatttctttttccaaacTTGTCTCAAGTATGTATCTGGCTGCTTGCAGAACTATACTATATGGTATTAGCCCTGGAAGCGTatgaacaagaagaatgtTTAACAAGTTGCTAGTGGACACGTAATGCGGTGTTAAGTTcccaattttttgttgaatgTTTTGAATGTTAATTaagaattgtttttgattctgTGGCAAGGCTAATGATTGAACTAGAGAGACATATAGCCCAGCATCGGTAGTACGTGCCAATTCCATATTTGCACTCATTAGTGAAGAACTATTATTGGGGTTTCTTCCTttaattcttcttcttctactcgTCTTTGTAATTAGCCCCGCTCTGCCGTTGTTAGCAGGTTGCGctaaaatttcaaaaaacggaatctcttttttaattttattttatttttttatttttttattttttttattaatttttaagtatttaatttttccttcttgttttccttcttcccTCCCAAAGATACGGCGTGCTTTGCTGTAAAACATCTTCACAAACACATCCTATTTAGTATATCATCCATTACACTTCCCACTCCAATCACACTCCACTCTCTCTCCCCCTTTCCCCCACTGGATACTATATACGTTTGTtcacaacaccaacaacaatggcTACTCCAAAACAGGCGCGGTTGATTTCCGATGCAGTAGAAAACCATCTCAAATACAATGACACTACATTTGCAGCATATAGAAAGCTTCGACAGGATATTCTAGCACTAAACACGAGCATCACAAAAGAACTAAATGACAATAATGGGGATTCTGTTCCTGAAACGGGCAGAGTATCACCGTCAACATTGGAAAAACTAGGTCAACTAGATATCGAGCTACAGAAAATGGAACTCATATACAAAGCCCACATCGACGAGCTCCAAAATACACTACAGATCCAAAAAGTGTTGAAGCCCGATATACTTAGTAGTATAAAAGCGCAATTGGAGTCCATCAGTAAGCATAACCAAGAACTAGAGGACAGAATTAAAAACATCAAGACAATTGAAAAACCCTTGTGGGACAAGATCACAAACTTAGTCGCCAGTTTCAACTCGAATCTTGCCACTGCAACGGCGAGGTTGATACACCCTACAATCATTATGAAGATTGGACAGGATGAACtgaagagagaaaaagagtcaCAGCAGATTGATTATAGGTCACTCGTTTTTGACAAGAAAGAGCTACAGAAAGAATTTCTAAAATTGACTtatgaaaaattaattgaCACCAACATTGCCGAGTTTCTTGACTCAAACACAAGGATCTTTGATAAGTTTATCGACGATGATTCTAAAGTTATTTATAAACTACCAAGGTCCGGGTTGCATGATCTAGACTCGACTACAACGCTTGACGAATACGACGAATTAATCTCCAAGACAATAACGCAAATACAAGCAATGCAAAACGAACAAGAGTCAATCAAGACAAGCTGGCATAAGAATGCGGAAAAGATAAGAAAGATAGATGCAATTGtcaatggaaaagaagatgaggaCGTTGAGATGAGTTgaaggaaataaaattaaaaaaaaaaaaaaaaccaaaacattATTTCGTAAGCCGATGATAGTTAATAAGTAAATTTGTAAGAATGAAGTGGCTGCACATTTTGGTTATCCATaccaatttctttatttttcttttgtttttcccccttttttttctttctttatgtCTCTCCATATACCTGTCTTTTTATTCTATAGCTGG
It encodes the following:
- the NTE1 gene encoding phosphatidylcholine and lysophosphatidylcholine phospholipase (BUSCO:EOG092603EH), translating into MEEELAIEDLPRLTGTVSSNNGLLHSIYNETTVFKILRWSLVEIPKYILKLMSKNLEINLNVSSILIITLLIAAGILVIVRYKFLTGYSEDIKKGGSNANTKALGQQSTNYPKSTSSGLFVEKSKDKKPSNYLDEFLMAIKVFGYLDKQVFHELTKSMTTQKLSRDEVMCLDEKIGFSIVVEGTAQVYTKVTKKSNRNKYDELGQNGRDEGEEADEDDEEEEKEVGDDGDDEMDVEAMRNRGNGTKNGKMHGLDTDNFEENDDFLKLGEQNYQLLNEVKSGAALSSLISTLDLFKPLKSESTSTPLDSMGSGVSLNLDYLDRAGARLKALENDSDADTRDSTYPDIIVRPKKKKHSDTITVAIIPQSAFERVQMKYPKSTSHIVTMVLTRLYKVTMTTIHNYLGLTGEIFKSEIELNKSCELGLPRYLVDGLIERLSQGGSNERKQQAKHFRRSPLERTQSRYVLLNSRVKSNNPGDLLSSVPISRDDPKLRVNKSSAPTLVDGSNRINFTDNIEETEENSLRIAIIENIFKIVGINEAQNLPHEQAPFRSLNSSANSSSIALNSPGYFSPNLPATTGRHHNVLKFSSNDSLMNTISLSQLKSQKTHSISRGSTTQKQLYKRRNPITEMNIKDAFAKVMELKYIEPNTTVVQQNSVFCGLYYVINGSLEVHYKQAETYSKSATSKHVYTVGAGGIAGYMSCVVGFRSLVSIKTPKKTGAVVAYIAKNDYNQLLDKFYFLQLPMATKLKSLLSKQVMTIDYALEWCHIPAGNVLCSQGDLANGFHVVLSGRFRVVRKEKRKGSNRDEVKVLGEYGHGESIGEVEVLTASRRSNSLIAVRDSETARIPRTLFEILSFQNPSIMVKVSRLVASKVLSSEKTLSQATHSFITSSSNESFISADYKTITILPTVSGLPVRDFADKLVHSLKAIGRNVIALDQASTLTHLGRHAFDESLVRLKLSGYFAYLEEEYETVVYICDTPVQSNWTSTCISQGDCVLLLADADDQYTASSVGEYEQLLIKMKTTARTDLCLIHQEKFVVSGSTSRWLKNRMWVQGHHHIQMYIERNNETIGPGKKSFINEMAAKFVQNKSLISKFEEARSKALSWRREEQSKDLTLGSHKSDFLRLARILSNEAVGLVLGGGGSRGISHVGVVTALERHGIPVDLIGGTSIGSFVGGLYAKDYNIVSIYGRAKKFSKRVSSVWRMIFDLTYPVTSYITGYEFNRGIWKVFGFTEIEDFWIKYFCNSTNITNSTMDIHESGYAWRFIRASMSLAGLLPPIAFKGCMLLDGGYLDNLPVMEMKRRGAKHIFAVDVGSVDDRTPMDYGDTLSGFWVVFNKWNPFSKHPNVPNMMDIQLRLAYVASVNALEEAKRTPGVYYLRPPIDNYATLDFGKFDEIYQVGLGYADKLFTEWENKKQLPEIAGFVKRDGMQNGGERIKMYRRNTM